One genomic window of Sporichthyaceae bacterium includes the following:
- a CDS encoding site-specific integrase codes for MTTSTSTSTSTSTSTSAFRSTSPAPAAPSGTVVARSAPAAVAAADRVGPMDRSGVEEILTRLPELGTWPDWGAERRGQTLLGAATILGWLTGFDGSGWQQRWIHAGADAGKAWFDEVGVPGRTTGSAREILRDGLAGLLLGRVVLPSYGFLTAYSAYKLFAEVRRVIQPEVFDAMTRRATATGMAPGSMHHGLVALSKLVLHTGLDPERLTFADVEEMRQERRARRGEAPTGILAAWDLLRGIDVVPNHPYRTMRREGPLPTAVLVDRYRIGCRPVRDVLIRYLDERRPALDYNSFLGITGYLCGAFWADIEAHHPHIAGLHLPDDVAAAWKQRLALVTPRGGGQPRPRRNYIDVLMQVRALYLDIQEWALQDPTWAEHAVPSPVRRGDTAGHAKHKRRVTAAMHQRVRERLPALVALADSTHRHRIATAGLLAAAGARAVGEEFDHDGTRYRRIAVHQLPRRENAHRRDVVLVANVATDEIIKVTQSEDAAFWAWAVIETLRHTGVRLEELLEITHLALVSYRLPDTDELVPLLQILPSKTDQERLLLISPELASVLATIISRLRNTNNGTVPLTSQYDRHERLTRPPLPHLFQRRTGHRNEVFSVTTVQNLLDAAIARAELLDAAGQPLRFTPHDFRRIFATDAVTGGLPVHITARLLGHQHLASTQAYLAVFQDELINTYRAFLDQRRTARPQVEYRDPTDDEWREFHQHFALRKVELGTCARPYGTPCKHEHACIRCPMLRVDPAQRNRLVEIIHNLTERITEARLNGWLGEVQGLQVNLSAANNKVTALDRLRRDQQPRTELGTPHIRQRVEEDAQREVTS; via the coding sequence ATGACCACCTCTACCTCTACCTCTACCTCTACCTCCACGTCCACGTCCGCTTTCAGATCCACCTCACCGGCGCCCGCCGCGCCGTCGGGCACCGTGGTGGCGCGCAGCGCCCCGGCCGCTGTCGCTGCCGCGGACCGGGTCGGGCCGATGGACCGGTCCGGGGTCGAGGAGATCCTGACCAGGCTGCCGGAGCTGGGCACCTGGCCGGACTGGGGTGCAGAGCGTCGAGGGCAGACGCTCCTCGGGGCCGCCACCATCCTGGGGTGGCTGACGGGCTTCGACGGGAGCGGATGGCAGCAGCGGTGGATCCACGCCGGCGCTGACGCCGGGAAGGCCTGGTTCGACGAGGTCGGGGTCCCGGGACGCACCACCGGCTCCGCGCGCGAGATCCTCCGCGACGGCCTGGCCGGTCTGCTGCTGGGTCGGGTCGTGCTACCCAGCTACGGGTTCCTCACCGCCTACAGCGCCTACAAGCTGTTCGCCGAGGTCCGGCGGGTGATCCAGCCCGAGGTGTTCGACGCGATGACCCGCCGCGCCACCGCGACCGGGATGGCGCCCGGCTCGATGCATCACGGGCTGGTCGCGCTCAGCAAGCTCGTCCTGCACACCGGGCTGGATCCGGAGCGGCTCACCTTCGCCGACGTCGAGGAGATGCGGCAGGAGCGCCGGGCGCGTCGCGGCGAGGCGCCCACGGGGATCTTGGCGGCTTGGGACCTGTTGCGCGGGATCGACGTGGTCCCCAATCACCCCTACCGGACGATGCGCCGCGAGGGGCCGCTGCCCACCGCGGTGCTGGTCGACCGCTACCGGATCGGATGCCGACCCGTGCGCGATGTTCTGATCCGCTACCTCGACGAACGCCGCCCCGCCCTGGACTACAACAGCTTCCTGGGCATCACCGGCTACCTCTGCGGAGCGTTCTGGGCCGACATCGAGGCCCACCACCCCCACATCGCCGGGTTGCACCTGCCCGACGACGTGGCCGCCGCCTGGAAACAACGGCTCGCGCTGGTCACGCCGCGCGGCGGCGGACAACCGCGCCCGCGGCGCAACTACATCGACGTCCTCATGCAGGTCCGAGCCCTCTACCTCGACATCCAGGAATGGGCGTTGCAAGACCCCACCTGGGCCGAGCACGCGGTCCCCAGCCCGGTCCGCCGCGGCGACACCGCCGGGCACGCCAAACACAAACGCCGGGTCACCGCCGCGATGCACCAACGAGTCCGGGAACGGCTACCCGCGCTGGTCGCGCTCGCCGACTCCACGCACCGCCACCGCATCGCCACAGCCGGGCTGCTCGCCGCGGCCGGGGCACGGGCAGTAGGCGAGGAGTTCGACCACGACGGAACCCGCTACCGCCGCATCGCCGTCCACCAGCTCCCGCGGCGCGAGAACGCGCACCGGCGCGATGTCGTCCTCGTCGCCAACGTCGCCACCGACGAGATCATCAAGGTGACCCAGAGCGAGGACGCGGCGTTCTGGGCCTGGGCGGTCATCGAAACCTTGCGACACACCGGGGTCCGCCTCGAGGAACTCCTCGAGATCACCCACCTCGCCCTGGTCTCCTACCGGCTGCCCGACACCGACGAACTCGTCCCTTTGCTGCAGATCCTGCCCTCCAAGACCGACCAGGAACGGCTGCTGCTCATCAGCCCCGAGCTGGCCAGCGTGCTGGCCACCATCATCAGCCGGCTGCGCAACACCAACAACGGGACCGTGCCACTGACCAGCCAATACGACCGCCACGAACGACTCACAAGGCCCCCGCTGCCGCACCTGTTCCAACGCCGCACCGGCCACCGCAACGAGGTCTTCAGCGTCACCACGGTGCAGAACCTGCTCGACGCCGCGATCGCCCGCGCCGAGCTGCTCGACGCCGCCGGCCAACCACTGCGGTTCACCCCGCACGACTTCCGCCGGATCTTCGCCACCGACGCCGTCACCGGCGGCCTGCCCGTCCACATCACCGCCCGACTGCTCGGCCACCAACACCTGGCCAGCACCCAGGCCTACCTCGCGGTCTTCCAGGACGAGCTGATCAACACCTACCGGGCGTTCCTCGACCAACGCCGCACCGCGCGACCACAGGTCGAGTACCGCGACCCCACCGACGACGAATGGCGCGAGTTCCACCAGCACTTCGCCCTGCGCAAGGTCGAACTCGGCACCTGCGCCCGCCCCTACGGCACCCCCTGCAAACACGAACACGCCTGCATCCGCTGCCCGATGCTGCGCGTCGACCCCGCCCAACGCAACCGGCTCGTCGAGATCATCCACAACCTCACCGAACGGATCACCGAAGCCCGACTCAACGGCTGGCTCGGCGAAGTCCAAGGCCTCCAGGTCAACCTCAGCGCTGCGAATAACAAGGTCACCGCCCTCGACCGCCTCCGCCGCGACCAGCAACCACGCACCGAACTCGGCACCCCCCATATCCGACAGCGCGTCGAGGAGGACGCCCAGCGGGAGGTGACCTCGTGA